The Onthophagus taurus isolate NC chromosome 2, IU_Otau_3.0, whole genome shotgun sequence genome includes a window with the following:
- the LOC111427358 gene encoding titin homolog, producing the protein MAAWVTGLPALVLIAVSFLPSSVLSAPVIEHNTEMDTFYPVADSTGCYYNLHHYDEGDRIITNEPCLNCTCHNRMLMCYLRVCPFIKKIGENCREEKRPDQCCHVITCPEVTVPLLTGSSESSDSAVGHLDTYGCVIDRLFYADGARVPSDPNKPCELCYCIRNKTACVMQECTLHIEGCKPVYQDGVCCPVRYDCDHPEITTTTTTTTTTTTTTTTTTQAPLHLPENAKYCIYREEKYADGALIKNDVPCEHCYCMKGDIVCAVQECSPTPLDKVNCTRLPPKEGQCCPDTYDCEYISEEDLTTTYLEFTTPGYVTETEREEFINYTRNPEVERVEDDVSAEEVSTESIPEKEKEVTPPASEESKKEQENELPESESVSPPEENAIPTTLATKPEDTITTTTEKKLELIPKVDKSQEEGIDDSYIPTSIPEEESPSESQETSDDRSETPSSEVDEKVKHDTTSALPVDQTDEIKENLTEVPQKVEEAVSENAVPHDDYEPTEVQTDVPLEHSDSQNEINPEEEDTPAVHDEDSAPGSEDEESKQKPTVPTEHTIEDHEIHTDKPDSSSRIPSSDDQILETTEIASPDEETVHPESTPQHQETPQPEVISLTEESPKLEETSQPEDTQLPEKTLKPEETPEREQTPQPEETPEPVQTSQPETSQPEQPSEPEETPEPEQTPQPEENPQPEQTSQPDVTQPEQTPQPEETPQPEQTSQPDVPQPEQTPQPESPQPEQTPQPEETPEVAVTPKPEEVPESEIVPQTDKTPELDEHPQPDKTPDETSRPEETPDLEATPQPEEMSYTESSPQPEETPKSDATLQPEEAPQPEESPKPEEIAQPDDSTQPQETSELEGTPKPEDTPQTDETTQPEDVPKHEETLKPEEAPVPEETPKSDETPQPEETTEPEEASQPEKASQPDEASQPEDTPSPSETPTDTETSQPEVTATPETDKIPQPEDSPKLEEAPESEVTPPPEEAPQTDETLQTNETPQPEESSKPEETPKSEEAPQPDETTKSEEIPDVEETTQPLESPQPEETPQPEETPQPEETPQPEVTSQRQETPQPEETTQREETPEEESNVNEIPQPEQTPSLEEAAQTEETPKLPASENVTPESEQTSQPADSSVHPSDDHKPTTLKTLLSDEDLVTPVSDSHKSDETETTQKEGEAETPTEALPESHVTPDEEEQPEELNKVTPEQAETTTTSTQKAEISENEIHDETKLPVIASTEGKVEVESSTPSLSTDSADEIHPTNAANEETFKEPEQEKEGVTEPEAGESEPSHDAKGDNEEQELTDKPDKEYTTLTPGHSEIPVETEDQTKPEETNLPDDNITPSLEEDIDSTNLRTNIPVESSTEQVTDKELQLPVVTELPSVEDSEKSAVSTDKSDVVEETEEETELPIIKTEQPSVHTEKTVTPAEEQETEGLLTATEKEIETEGPIKPEELPESESQPDKHIPITEEVDTKKDEELEQSTEERQPVTSEPEKDVEPEKIDQSLQEPIQTDDVTLEAEPSEKPHEAEEVSSSIPSDIVPQQPEEPLEKAIIKQDSEQQPTESSPKIHDESVATSSEQPENIPEVATEEEMMIYTDGPHPTRKPIESMDHVTEVPTELVKQDELLTPEEPIEETVKPVVEELPKKEPPSLDAHCENGVCVIEGEKVPVLIPEVQPCPAGAVCGDHPEVIPTEVEPCPPGAVCEVTVPEVIIPPALCQPGSGTGCDSAPVVPQVDDCPPGAVCEVPQLPCTSDKCEQPTQQTPDSERKDPELEAPHVITSTFEEKPTTLQPSDESTEVPTTVKLIVPETESESIPEEEKLTEKPAEKPVEASTDESSKHAEVPELALTTEKSEEPKETTELPVQPEKSKPEEEELEPEEPETATKEGEKTSEEPEQTGDESEKTSDESEKTTEEPEKSVKPDETPEKPLTPTETLSEEEPAPVSEEAKPISEEPTVSQEPTIFNEEQEPEKQTEEPFEVSQEPENLTEPVKPIKPEELNLTQEGDSSKSDEPVTQPQELEVEQPVKGTLTPELSSTDETEDGDKQYPEENITESQDTETVTETDVSQTESKQPETPTTEEHKESSSEKPDKSSEEQTDIPKELENVSEVGESDSHESKEPSESATEGSESPTEKYTPKDEKESSEIPEYSTPTDQNELEKGEAPTEGEMVTEKENEQPEQKPTKEAELEATTLLPKEVSQETVPSEKEQEHTSPTEPAQTESHPQDIPEASTKHDVEETASTETSVKDNEESVTQAHHLSESSSPESTEPSPVTDESPKEPPARDVGQRIPGEGDGDQEKPIENEISDDLEQTKPTEAETTKPELSEKTIPGEGACLIDGQTYENNSSVPPISKCQLSCKCTSSILQCESVACNPAPSNMENCMPIYNSPESCCPTYSCTMPSTPGLESDSHLMEEVTTAEPVQRPEPTVNENITPSHEKESEETSSSSPASEVGLSTEVPVKEVQPEIETSTPVHDQQTLKTIALDDSHPTEEQLDHEETDVSAPIPTQDTSSTHLDDAHDVVESEGSGEMEPTENILPSQPVEKPEEPSEAIPETDESEKEPSETSDAKTPAPEESDASVTEQEHVKEDSEQSKPEDVITEKADSEEQSIVTTVGSISEDEQPLTTKSDQEKPELSHEVPEEDVPKEEKPEKEISEDKDSLTTEETQPIEKEPTEQEPEISTEQAPNVSKEQLTTVAQEIIPEKVDSVSTAAPKPTEVPQDQSQTLLPPVSVTEDSVDEKHSPAPEDSEDLASTTQLLLSEEELATFTPLLTDQKPETDESSEEDLATTTQLFLSEEDLATFTPLLTDQKPKPDESSEQEATEINLPSSPSISDENEVVPETNDKLEDEVEINTPESIDVVTEAEKSEIHTELPQEASSVPDLNEIPSITEQPEEEKNEEYSSSKAVISPEPGTESNDKPNLDLEEDNEIKPSSEVNPIESSPTQEPEILVVTTETEQKQGDHETEKPVSAEKDESEENEPESIPTEVPAVIKENENSSEETESEEDKDSKEKEPTKEESEEDSSDEKEKEPEKEHESSSPSIKPDEEKPDLYTSPPEPVITTSKPIKDGELMTSPPIVPSELEPLLTTLAPHYHVTSTTHAPDYFVTQPTKLPEESNLDTETTPDDDYEDEDHGAFGPGTCRYGGKVYVSAQQIPRDDPCDFCFCFRSDIICLQQSCPPPIPRCHEEPIRGFCCPRYECPVNMGTSINITTTTTTTTTTLPPHFLTHAYRGLASKNGCFIQNQSYKVGEVVKSASGPCLHCVCGGDGQMKCDPKVCSPEPMLRQMMEASVSRRR; encoded by the exons ATGGCGGCGTGGGTTACAGGGCTTCCGGCCCTGGTTCTTATTGCGGTTTCATTCCTACCGTCTTCAGTTCTTAGTG CTCCCGTCATcgagcacaataccgaaatGGATACGTTTTACCCCG TTGCGGACTCTACGGGATGCTATTACAATCTCCACCATTACGATGAAGGAGACCGAATAATAACGAACGAACCTTGCTTGAACTGCACTTGCCACAATCGAATGCTAATGTGTTACCTGCGAGTCTGTCCGTTTATCAAGAAGATTGGAGAGAACTGTAGAGAGGAGAAACGGCCGGACCAGTGCTGTCATGTTATTACCTGCCCCGAAG TCACAGTCCCGCTGTTGACGGGATCCAGCGAATCCAGTGACAGCGCAGTTGGACACTTAGATACTTACGGATGCGTCATCGATAGGCTTTTTTATGCTGATGGCGCCAGAGTACCTTCCGATCCCAACAAACCGTGCGAACTATGCTACTGCATCAGGAATAAAACCGCATGCGTAATGCAAGAGTGTACGCTGCACATCGAAGGCTGTAAACCTGTTTACCAAGATGGTGTATGTTGTCCTGTCCGATATGATTGCG ACCACCCAGAAATTACGACAACGACCACTACAACAACTACAACCACTACTACCACGACCACTACAACACAGGCACCGTTGCATTTACCAGAAAACGCCAAGTATTGTATATATAGAGAAGAAAAATACGCAGACGGAGCTCTCATCAAGAACGACGTTCCTTGCGAACACTGCTACTGCATGAAGGGCGACATCGTGTGCGCAGTACAAGAATGCAGTCCCACTCCATTGGACAAAGTGAATTGCACTCGTCTTCCGCCAAAAGAAGGACAGTGCTGTCCGGACACGTACGACTGCGAATATATCTCTGAAGAGGATCTCACGACCACTTACCTTGAATTCACGACGCCTGGTTACGTAACGGAAACCGAAAGAGAAGAATTTATCAATTATACAAGAAATCCTGAGGTCGAACGTGTCGAAGACGACGTTTCGGCGGAGGAAGTATCCACCGAAAGTATAccagaaaaagaaaaggagGTAACACCCCCAGCTTCAGAGGAAAGCAAGAAAGAACAAGAAAATGAATTACCAGAATCTGAAAGTGTAAGTCCACCGGAGGAAAATGCAATCCCAACCACATTAGCTACTAAACCCGAAGACACAATTACTACTACAACTGAGAAGAAACTTGAACTAATTCCTAAGGTTGATAAATCCCAAGAAGAGGGAATAGATGACAGTTACATACCGACAAGTATACCAGAAGAAGAATCACCAAGTGAATCTCAAGAAACTAGCGATGACCGTTCAGAAACACCATCCTCAGAAGTAGATGAAAAAGTGAAACATGACACTACTAGTGCACTTCCGGTTGATCAAACcgatgaaataaaagaaaatcttacTGAAGTACCACAAAAAGTCGAAGAAGCTGTAAGCGAAAATGCTGTGCCACACGACGATTATGAACCCACAGAAGTACAAACAGATGTTCCACTTGAACATAGTGACTctcaaaatgaaattaatccTGAGGAAGAAGACACCCCAGCAGTGCATGATGAAGATTCTGCTCCTGGTTCCGAAGATGAAGAGTCAAAACAGAAACCCACAGTACCAACAGAACACACGATCGAAGATCATGAAATTCATACAGATAAACCAGATTCTTCATCACGCATACCAAGTTCTGATGATCAAATTTTGGAAACAACTGAAATTGCATCACCGGACGAGGAAACGGTACATCCTGAAAGCACACCGCAACATCAAGAAACACCACAACCTGAAGTAATTTCATTGACGGAAGAATCTCCAAAATTGGAGGAGACCTCACAGCCGGAAGACACACAATTACCAGAGAAGACTCTGAAACCTGAAGAAACTCCAGAACGCGAACAAACTCCTCAACCGGAAGAAACTCCAGAACCCGTACAAACCTCCCAACCTGAAACTTCACAACCCGAACAACCTTCTGAGCCTGAAGAAACTCCGGAACCCGAACAAACTCCTCAACCTGAAGAAAATCCTCAACCTGAACAAACTTCTCAGCCAGATGTTACACAACCCGAACAAACACCTCAACCTGAAGAAACACCACAACCCGAACAAACATCTCAACCTGATGTACCACAACCTGAACAAACTCCTCAACCGGAATCACCACAACCAGAACAAACTCCTCAACCTGAGGAAACTCCTGAAGTCGCAGTAACACCAAAACCAGAAGAGGTGCCCGAATCGGAAATAGTTCCTCAAACTGATAAAACTCCAGAACTGGATGAACATCCTCAACCCGATAAAACGCCTGATGAAACTTCCCGGCCTGAAGAAACACCTGATCTTGAAGCAACTCCGCAACCCGAAGAAATGTCTTACACCGAATCAAGCCCACAGCCCGAAGAAACTCCTAAATCTGATGCAACGTTACAACCTGAAGAAGCACCTCAACCCGAAGAATCTCCTAAACCTGAGGAAATCGCACAACCCGATGATTCAACACAACCTCAAGAAACATCGGAACTAGAAGGAACGCCTAAACCTGAAGATACTCCACAAACCGATGAAACAACTCAACCTGAAGATGTTCCTAAACACGAAGAAACACTTAAACCTGAAGAAGCGCCTGTACCCGAAGAAACACCTAAATCTGATGAAACACCTCAACCAGAAGAAACAACTGAACCTGAAGAAGCGTCTCAACCTGAAAAAGCGTCTCAACCCGATGAAGCGTCTCAACCTGAAGATACGCCTTCACCTTCAGAAACTCCTACAGATACAGAAACGTCTCAACCTGAAGTAACTGCTACACCTGAAACTGACAAAATACCTCAACCTGAAGATAGTCCTAAACTTGAAGAAGCACCTGAATCGGAAGTAACACCTCCACCTGAAGAAGCACCTCAAACTGATGAAACACTCCAAACTAACGAAACACCTCAACCCGAAGAATCTTCTAAACCTGAAGAAACTCCAAAATCTGAAGAAGCACCTCAACCTGACGAAACAACTAAATCTGAAGAAATACCTGATGTTGAGGAAACTACTCAACCTTTAGAAAGTCCACAACCAGAAGAAACCCCACAACCAGAAGAAACTCCACAACCAGAAGAAACTCCACAACCAGAAGTAACTTCACAACGACAAGAAACTCCACAACCAGAAGAAACGACTCAACGTGAAGAGACACCTGAAGAAGAATCCAATGTAAACGAAATTCCTCAACCCGAGCAAACACCATCTTTAGAAGAAGCTGCACAAACTGAAGAAACCCCAAAACTACCCGCATCAGAAAATGTGACACCAGAATCTGAGCAAACCAGTCAACCCGCGGATTCGTCGGTTCATCCTAGTGATGATCACAAACCAACTACCTTAAAAACACTGCTTTCTGATGAAGATTTAGTTACTCCTGTGTCAGATTCCCACAAATCTGACGAGACAGAAACCACTCAGAAAGAAGGAGAAGCAGAAACACCAACTGAAGCACTTCCAGAGAGCCATGTTACTCCAGACGAAGAAGAACAACCTGAAGAGTTGAATAAGGTTACGCCTGAACAGGCAGAAACTACTACTACTTCAACACAGAAAGCAGAAATATCAGAAAATGAAATTCATGATGAAACTAAATTGCCGGTCATTGCATCAACTGAAGGAAAAGTTGAAGTTGAATCTTCTACGCCTTCTTTATCTACAGATTCTGCCGACGAAATTCACCCTACAAATGCTGCAAATGAAGAAACATTTAAAGAACCagaacaagaaaaagaaggaGTAACTGAACCAGAAGCTGGTGAAAGTGAACCCAGTCATGATGCTAAAGGAGATAATGAAGAACAAGAATTAACAGATAAACCCGACAAGGAATATACAACATTAACACCTGGGCATTCCGAGATACCAGTTGAAACAGAAGATCAAACGAAGCCCGAAGAAACTAACTTACCAGATGATAATATTACTCCTTCATTAGAAGAAGATATAGATTCAACAAATCTAAGGACTAATATTCCGGTCGAATCTTCCACCGAACAAGTAACTGATAAAGAATTACAATTGCCGGTAGTGACAGAATTGCCATCCGTAGAAGATAGTGAGAAATCTGCTGTATCAACTGATAAGTCTGATGTTGTGGAGGAAACAGAGGAGGAAACTGAATTACCGATAATAAAAACAGAGCAACCAAGTGTACATACTGAGAAAACTGTCACACCAGCAGAAGAACAGGAAACTGAGGGATTACTTACGGctactgaaaaagaaattgaaactGAAGGACCAATCAAACCTGAAGAATTACCTGAAAGTGAATCCCAACCAGACAAACATATTCCGATCACTGAAGAAGTTGACACAAAGAAAGATGAAGAATTAGAACAGTCAACCGAAGAGCGTCAACCTGTAACAAGTGAACCAGAAAAAGATGTGGAACCTGAGAAAATTGATCAATCATTGCAAGAACCTATACAAACAGATGACGTTACACTTGAAGCTGAACCTAGTGAGAAACCACATGAAGCAGAAGAAGTTTCTAGTAGTATACCGTCAGATATTGTTCCACAGCAACCCGAGGAGCCTTTAGAAAAAGCTATTATAAAACAAGACAGCGAACAACAGCCTACAGAAAGTTCTCCTAAAATACACGATGAATCTGTAGCAACATCATCGGAACAACCTGAAAATATTCCAGAGGTAGCTACCGAGGAAGAAATGATGATATATACAGATGGTCCTCATCCTACAAGAAAACCAATAGAATCTATGGATCATGTCACCGAAGTGCCAACAGAGTTGGTGAAACAAGATGAATTACTAACACCAGAGGAACCAATTGAGGAAACTGTAAAACCTGTTGTAGAAGAACTTCCTAAAAAGGAACCTCCCTCATTAGACGCTCATTGCGAAAATGGAGTTTGTGTTATTGAAGGAGAGAAGGTACCTGTATTGATACCGGAAGTGCAACCATGCCCGGCGGGTGCCGTTTGTGGTGATCATCCCGAAGTTATTCCAACGGAAGTAGAGCCTTGCCCGCCAGGAGCTGTATGCGAAGTAACTGTTCCTGAAGTCATTATTCCTCCAGCGTTGTGTCAACCAGGATCTGGAACGGGTTGTGATTCAGCACCAGTAGTTCCTCAGGTAGATGACTGCCCACCAGGAGCTGTGTGTGAAGTACCACAACTCCCATGTACTTCAGATAAATGTGAACAACCAACGCAACAAACTCCAGATTCTGAGAGAAaggacccagaactagaagcaCCTCATGTTATTACGTCAACTTTCGAAGAAAAACCTACAACTCTTCAACCATCTGATGAGTCTACAGAAGTACCCACAACGGTTAAATTAATAGTACCGGAGACAGAATCAGAATCCATTccagaagaagaaaaattaacagAAAAGCCAGCCGAAAAACCAGTAGAAGCTAGTACTGATGAATCAAGTAAACATGCTGAAGTTCCAGAACTTGCATTAACTACAGAAAAGTCGGAAGAACCAAAAGAGACCACTGAATTACCAGTACAACCTGAAAAGTCAAAACCAGAGGAAGAGGAATTAGAACCAGAGGAACCTGAAACAGCAACAAAAGAGGGAGAAAAAACGAGTGAAGAACCTGAACAAACAGGTGATGAATCTGAAAAAACTTCTGATGAATCTGAAAAGACGACTGAAGAACCGGAAAAATCGGTAAAACCAGATGAAACACCGGAGAAGCCTTTAACACCAACTGAAACACTTTCGGAAGAAGAACCAGCTCCCGTTTCTGAAGAAGCCAAGCCAATCTCTGAAGAACCAACGGTAAGTCAAGAACCAACAATCTTCAATGAAGAACAAGAACCAGAAAAACAAACAGAAGAACCTTTTGAAGTAAGCCAAGAGCCTGAAAATCTTACTGAACCTGTTAAACCAATTAAACCTGAAGAACTCAACTTAACTCAAGAAGGTGATTCATCGAAATCTGATGAACCTGTTACACAACCGCAAGAGCTTGAAGTTGAGCAGCCGGTCAAAGGCACTTTAACGCCAGAACTATCTTCTACAGATGAAACAGAAGACGGCGACAAGCAATATCCTGAAGAAAATATTACCGAATCTCAAGATACTGAGACCGTTACGGAAACTGATGTGTCCCAAACAGAAAGTAAACAACCAGAGACACCTACAACCGAAGAGCATAAAGAAAGCAGCAGTGAGAAACCTGACAAATCCAGCGAAGAACAGACCGACATTCCAAAAGAACTAGAAAATGTGTCAGAAGTTGGCGAAAGTGATAGTCATGAATCCAAGGAACCTAGTGAATCTGCCACTGAAGGAAGTGAATCACCAACGGAGAAATATACACCAAAAGATGAAAAGGAATCTAGCGAAATACCAGAATATTCAACACCAACAGATCAAAATGAACTGGAAAAAGGTGAAGCACCAACAGAAGGTGAAATGGTAACAGAGAAAGAAAATGAACAACCAGAACAAAAACCAACAAAAGAAGCTGAATTGGAAGCTACAACCTTACTACCAAAGGAAGTTTCTCAAGAAACAGTGCCGTCAGAGAAAGAACAAGAACATACGTCTCCTACAGAACCTGCTCAAACTGAGTCACATCCACAAGATATCCCAGAGGCTAGTACTAAACACGATGTAGAAGAGACAGCTTCAACGGAAACCTCTGTTAAAGACAATGAAGAATCAGTTACTCAAGCACATCACTTGTCAGAATCGTCGTCTCCCGAAAGTACAGAACCTTCACCTGTTACAGATGAAAGTCCAAAAGAACCACCAGCACGTGATGTAGGACAAAGAATACCTGGTGAAGGTGATGGAGATCAGGAAAAACctattgaaaatgaaatatctGACGATTTAGAACAAACAAAACCAACTGAAGCGGAAACAACTAAACCTGAACTTTCTGAAAAAACAATTCCAGGGGAAGGTGCTTGTTTAATTGATGGGCAAACGTACGAGAATAATTCTAGTGTTCCCCCAATTAGTAAATGTCAACTGTCTTGTAAATGTACGAGTTCAATATTGCAGTGTGAATCCGTGGCATGTAATCCAGCTCCCTCAAATATGGAAAACTGTATGCCAATCTACAACAGTCCAGAAAGTTGTTGTCCAACCTATAGTTGCA CTATGCCAAGTACACCTGGATTGGAATCTGATAGCCATCTAATGGAGGAAGTTACCACTGCGGAACCTGTACAAAGACCTGAACCAACAGTAAATGAAAACATCACACCATCACATGAAAAGGAATCCGAAGAAACGTCATCAAGCAGTCCCGCATCAGAGGTTGGACTAAGTACAGAAGTTCCAGTAAAAGAAGTGCAACCAGAAATTGAAACAAGCACACCTGTACACGATCAACAAACTCTGAAAACAATTGCCCTTGATGATTCACATCCAACTGAGGAACAATTAGATCATGAAGAAACTGATGTTTCAGCACCAATTCCAACACAAGATACGTCTAGTACACATTTAGATGATGCTCACGACGTTGTGGAGAGCGAAGGCAGTGGAGAAATGGAACCTACTGAAAATATACTTCCAAGTCAACCCGTAGAGAAACCAGAAGAACCTTCTGAAGCTATACCCGAAACTGATGAATCGGAAAAAGAACCATCTGAAACATCGGATGCTAAAACACCAGCACCAGAAGAAAGTGATGCTTCAGTTACCGAGCAGGAACACGTAAAAGAAGACAGCGAACAATCCAAACCAGAGGATGTAATAACTGAAAAGGCTGACTCTGAAGAACAATCAATTGTTACCACTGTAGGAAGTATATCTGAAGATGAACAACCATTAACGACAAAATCCGATCAAGAAAAGCCTGAATTATCACATGAAGTTCCTGAAGAGGATGTTCCTAAAGAGGAGAAacctgaaaaagaaatatctgAAGATAAAGATAGTTTAACAACCGAAGAAACACAACCTATTGAAAAAGAACCAACGGAACAAGAACCAGAAATCAGTACTGAACAGGCTCCTAATGTATCCAAGGAACAATTGACAACCGTTGCACAAGAAATTATTCCAGAAAAAGTTGATTCAGTATCTACAGCGGCACCTAAACCAACCGAAGTTCCACAAGATCAATCGCAAACTCTTCTACCACCTGTTTCTGTAACAGAGGATTCGGTAGACGAAAAACATTCTCCAGCGCCTGAAGATTCAGAGGATCTAGCTTCTACCACTCAATTACTTCTAAGTGAAGAGGAACTGGCTACTTTTACTCCACTACTTACAGATCAGAAACCAGAAACAGATGAAAGCAGCGAAGAAGATCTAGCTACTACCACTCAATTATTCCTAAGTGAAGAGGATCTGGCTACTTTTACCCCACTACTTACAGATCAGAAACCAAAACCAGATGAGAGCAGCGAGCAAGAAGCAACAGAAATAAATCTACCATCTTCGCCTAGTATATCTGATGAAAATGAAGTAGTTCCAGAAACAAATGATAAACTTGAGGATGAAGTAGAAATTAATACTCCTGAATCAATCGATGTAGTAACTGAAGCCGAAAAATCAGAAATCCATACCGAACTACCACAAGAAGCCAGTTCTGTGCCGGATCTTAATGAAATTCCTAGCATAACAGAACAACCTGAAGAAGAGAAGAACGAAGAATATTCGTCTTCGAAAGCAGTTATTAGCCCAGAACCTGGTACTGAAAGTAATGATAAACCAAACTTAGATCTAGAAGAAGATAATGAAATCAAACCAAGCTCAGAAGTGAACCCTATTGAATCGTCACCTACCCAAGAACCGGAAATTTTAGTGGTAACCACAGAAACTGAACAAAAACAGGGTGATCATGAAACTGAAAAACCTGTTAGCGCTGAAAAGGATGAAAGTGAGGAAAATGAACCAGAATCTATTCCTACTGAAGTACCTgcggttataaaagaaaatgaaaatagttCGGAGGAAACAGAATCGGAAGAAGATAAAGATTCCAAAGAAAAAGAACCAACTAAAGAAGAATCTGAAGAAGATAGCTCAGATGAAAAGGAGAAGGAACCTGAAAAGGAACACGAATCTTCATCTCCATCCATTAAACCAGACGAAGAAAAACCAGATTTGTATACGTCCCCTCCAGAACCTGTGATAACAACGAGTAAACCCATCAAAGATGGTGAACTTATGACTTCTCCTCCAATTGTGCCAAGTGAACTTGAACCATTGCTGACAACTCTTGCCCCACATTATCATGTCACTTCTACCACACACGCTCCAGATTATTTTGTAACGCAACCAACAAAACTTCCTGAAGAAAGCAATTTAGATACTGAGACTACGCCAGACGATGACTACGAAGATGAAGATCATGGAGCATTTGGACCAGGAACATGTAGATACGGTGGAAAAGTTTACGTCTCTGCTCAACAAATACCAAGAGATGATCCATGCGATTTCTGCTTCTGCTTCAGAAGCGATATTATTTGTTTGCAACAGAGCTGTCCACCTCCAATTCCACGGTGCCATGAAGAACCCATCAGAGGATTCTGTTGTCCAAGATATGAATGCCCAGTTAATATGGGAACGTCAATTAATATTACAACTACCACTACTACCACTACAACAACACTACCTCCGCATTTCCTGACGCACGCGTATCGGGGATTAGCATCTAAGAATGGATGTTTCATCCAAAACCAATCTTATAAAGTAGGAGAAGTTGTTAAATCTGCATCTGGACCTTGTCTCCACTGCGT ATGTGGAGGTGATGGGCAGATGAAGTGTGATCCCAAAGTGTGTAGTCCGGAGCCAATGCTAAGGCAAATGATGGAGGCATCAGTGTCGAGGAGAAGATGA
- the LOC111427254 gene encoding FAD synthase-like yields the protein MHFRPISQYLVKRNLSKSVLKHQSRTAGIIIIGDEILKGEVTDTNSTYLVKQLYQLGVRVRKISVVSDDIKQISEEVRSFSDNYTYVITSGGIGPTHDDVTFEAIGYAFREPLIAHPILVDICSKYYGTKDLDSPGMKLAHIPKGAKLMFGEAKTSYPNISVKNVYIFPGIPQLLRKLFEQIGHKIFTSHEKFYTKAIYFNVTEKLIVDVLNILVKKFPTVIFGSYPELENSQYKVKITMECTNEEKLQIAYNTMINMMPSEYIVNA from the exons ATGCACTTTAGACCGATAAGTCAGTACCTAGTCAAAAGGAATTTGAGCAAATCggttttaaaacatcaaagcCGAACTGCTGGAATTATAA ttATTGGAGATGAAATTCTTAAAGGAGAGGTAACTGACACTAATTCTACATATCTAGTCAAACAGCTTTACCAACTTGGTGTTCGTGTTAGAAAG ATTTCAGTTGTAAGTGATGATATAAAACAGATAAGTGAAGAAGTTCGATCATTCTCGGATAATTACACCTATGTTATAACATCGGGAGGAATAGGACCAACACATGATGATGTTACATTTGAGGCTATTGGATACGCTTTTAGAGAACCTTTAATTGCACATCCAATTCTAGTTGATATTTGTAGTAAATATTATGGTACAAAGGATTTGGATAGTCCAGGAATGAAATTAGCACAT ATTCCAAAAGGTGCTAAATTAATGTTTGGGGAAGCAAAAACTTCATATCCAAATATATCAGTTAAAAATGTGTATATTTTTCCTGGTATTCCACAATTACTAAGGAAACTATTCGAACAAATTGgacataaaattttcacatCACACGAaaagttttatacaaaagctatttattttaatgttactgaaaaattaattgtagatgttttaaacattttagtgAAGAAATTTCCAACTGTTATATTTGGCTCCTATCCAGAACTTGAAAACAg CCAATATAAAGTGAAAATAACAATGGAATgtacaaatgaagaaaagcTTCAAATTGCCTATAACACAATGATTAATATGATGCCCTCAGAGTATATCGTGAATgcttga